The following is a genomic window from Spirosoma foliorum.
GTATTGACGGGATCGGCCCGAGAAGCGCAGCAATTACAGGAAGAGACGGGAATGGTCCTGCGCGAACACGCCGTTAGCCGTAAAAATCGGGAAATTGAACGCAAGCGATTAATACTCGAATCAAAAATAGCGAGCCTGAAAGAAGAGTTCGAATCGGTACAGGATGAGTTAAATAAGACCTACGTTGAGGACGAATTACGAAAAGAGGTGATGGACAAAAATCGTGAACAGATTACCCGTAACCGACATAATGAGTAATTTATCAGGTGACTCAACTAACTATCGATGAAAACAAAAGAAGATACCTGGGAGTTGCGACTCTATATTGCCGGAAACACGCCTAAATCGCAAACTGCTCTGAGCAATCTGAAAAAGTATTGTGAGGAGTATTTGAAAGATAAATACATCATTGAGGTAATCGACTTGTTGGTAAAACCACAACTGGCCGAAGGCGACCAGATTTTTGCGGTGCCCACCTTAGTCAAAAAGGTACCTGAACCCATTCGCAAAATCATTGGCGATCTCTCTAATGAAGAAAAAGTTCTGGTAGGCTTAAACATTCGTCCGGCAAGTAAGTAGATGATTGAACCATCACAACCAGAGGATACCGATCCAGATGCCGAAGACGGTTTCTACGTATTGCATTTATTTGTAACAGGAGCATCCCTGCATTCAACACGGGCAATTGCAAATCTTAAACACATTTGCGAATCGTATATACCAGGAAAGTATTCACTGGAAATTATTGATGTGTATCAGCAAAAAGAACTGGCAGAACGGGAGCAACTGATTGCGTTGCCTTTATTGATTAAACGACTGCCCTTGCCCGAACGAAGATTAGTTGGTGATTTGTCAGACACCGAAAAGATACTCGCCGGATTAGGAATTTCCAGGTAATGAGCATGAATGGGGGGAAAACATACGAGCAACTGCTAGCCGAAAATGAAAGTCTGCGCTGGCAGCTCGAAGAAGCAACCGAAACAATACAGGCCATTCGTACTGGTCAGATCGATGCCTTAGTTGTTGAGGGCGAAGACGGTCATGAGCTTTATACGCTGAAAACAGCTGATCAAACCTACCGGATTTTTATTGAAACGATGAATGAAGGGGCTGTCACGCTGAATAAAGACGGCCTTATTTTATACAGTAATTCAACCTTTGCTACTATGGTTGAATTGCCCCTATCGAAAGTAATTGGGTTGTCTTTCAACCAATTTACGACCCCCGATTGTCAGGAAATGTTTAATGACTTACTCCGGGGAATCTGGACGGGCAATCGAAAGATTGAGTTCATGCTTATTAGCAATAACCAAAACCTGGTTCCCTGTCAACTTTCGGCAACAGACCTTGAGCTTGATGGGGGAGTTTGCCTGAGTATAATCCTGACCGATCTGACCGCTCAGAAACATAGCCAGCAATTGCTAAGAATTAACAATGAAAAGCTAGCCAAGGCCAATGCTGCGCTGGAAGTTAGTAATCAGGCCCTGAATCGATCCAACAATAATCTTCAGCAGTTTGCTTATATCGCCAGCCATGATCTACAGGAGCCTTTACGAAAGATCCAATCGTTTGGCGACCTTCTGAAAAGCCAGTATAAAGATCAGTTAGGTGATGGAACCGGGCATTTGGAGCGAATGCAGGTAGCGGCCAGCCGAATGTCGACACTGATTAAAGATTTACTGAGCTTTTCCCGCATCTCTACTCAACAAAACACAACGACTTCCATTTCGCTGAACGATGTAGTCAACATCGTTCTTAGTGATCTGGAGCTATTAATTCAGGAAAAAAGTGCCGTTGTTTCCGTCGACCCGTTGCCCACGATACAAGGCGACCGATCGCAACTGGAGCAACTATTCCAAAATTTATTGACGAATGCCCTCAAGTTTCGCCGGGCTGGGGTTACGCCCCAGATTCGAGTCAGCTCTCAAACGGTAGATTCGGCAAAATTGCCTGTCTCGATAAAACCAATTCTCCAGGCTGATACCTATTACCAAATAAGTGTGTCGGACAATGGTATTGGTTTTGACCAGAAGTACGTTGATCGGATTTTTCAGGTTTTCCAGCGCCTGCATGGTAAGACGGAATTTCCGGGTACAGGTATTGGCCTGGCTATTTGCGAAAAAGTAACCGCTAATCATGGCGGAGCCATTACCGCTATTAGTGAACCAGGCGAAGGTGCCACATTTGAGATCTATTTTCCTATACAGAGTAACATAACGCAACTCTAGCGATACGGATTATTACGTTTTCTTAACCCGTTTTACATTCGAAATAAGGTATTAAAAATTGGGCTAAATCCCAGTTTGAGCGTATAAACTATGCCTTCTCAACCCCCAAATGTGTTCTCAGATTGGTTTCTAAAGGCTTTGCCTAACTTCTGACAACTTGTTTATATATATGTATATACACCGTTAAATAAATTCATAGTCCATCTGTTAACTAAAATCGAATATCAATGTCTATCAGTCATATATATATATTTATTTTGTAAACTTAAGCTAACCCATAATTAACGATTTATCATGCAGGTCTCTTTAACCGACGAAGAGATGATTCGGCAGTATTTACCTACTCAGCCCGATCATTGCTTCGAAGCTCTCTATAACCGGTATGTCAAGAAAGTATACCGCCGGTGCCTGTCAATGACTAACGATTCTGTACAGGCCGAAGATTTCACCCACGATATTTTCTTGAAGGTATTTAATAAACTGGATGCCTTTCAACAACGATCCAGCTTTTCGACCTGGCTTTACTCCATTGCTTACAATTACTGCGCCGACCAGATCAAACTAGCCAAACGATTACCAACCACCACGCTGGAAGGAAGTCAGGACTGGTACAAAACAGAACCGTTGGAGGCCCAGTTACACGAAGAAACGCTCCAGGTCGTCAGACAGGCCATGG
Proteins encoded in this region:
- a CDS encoding circadian clock KaiB family protein — protein: MKTKEDTWELRLYIAGNTPKSQTALSNLKKYCEEYLKDKYIIEVIDLLVKPQLAEGDQIFAVPTLVKKVPEPIRKIIGDLSNEEKVLVGLNIRPASK
- a CDS encoding circadian clock KaiB family protein; this translates as MIEPSQPEDTDPDAEDGFYVLHLFVTGASLHSTRAIANLKHICESYIPGKYSLEIIDVYQQKELAEREQLIALPLLIKRLPLPERRLVGDLSDTEKILAGLGISR
- a CDS encoding sensor histidine kinase, whose product is MNGGKTYEQLLAENESLRWQLEEATETIQAIRTGQIDALVVEGEDGHELYTLKTADQTYRIFIETMNEGAVTLNKDGLILYSNSTFATMVELPLSKVIGLSFNQFTTPDCQEMFNDLLRGIWTGNRKIEFMLISNNQNLVPCQLSATDLELDGGVCLSIILTDLTAQKHSQQLLRINNEKLAKANAALEVSNQALNRSNNNLQQFAYIASHDLQEPLRKIQSFGDLLKSQYKDQLGDGTGHLERMQVAASRMSTLIKDLLSFSRISTQQNTTTSISLNDVVNIVLSDLELLIQEKSAVVSVDPLPTIQGDRSQLEQLFQNLLTNALKFRRAGVTPQIRVSSQTVDSAKLPVSIKPILQADTYYQISVSDNGIGFDQKYVDRIFQVFQRLHGKTEFPGTGIGLAICEKVTANHGGAITAISEPGEGATFEIYFPIQSNITQL
- a CDS encoding RNA polymerase sigma factor, which encodes MQVSLTDEEMIRQYLPTQPDHCFEALYNRYVKKVYRRCLSMTNDSVQAEDFTHDIFLKVFNKLDAFQQRSSFSTWLYSIAYNYCADQIKLAKRLPTTTLEGSQDWYKTEPLEAQLHEETLQVVRQAMDTLSVEERKLLRLKYEDNMSIEEIAQLYGLKLSAVKMRLKRSREKVHRLCARQYHG